In Marasmius oreades isolate 03SP1 chromosome 3, whole genome shotgun sequence, a single window of DNA contains:
- the ACS1 gene encoding acetyl-CoA synthetase, with product MSDTPETILVHPVGSRVAKGSKKPHVGPDRDAYHSAHLQTLGEHSDHWWAKTARETLHWDRDFHTVRSGGFEDGNIAWFVEGQLNASYNCVDRWAFKHPNKTAIIYEADEPNEHQYISYKQLHIEVCRVANVLKQLGVKKGDTVSIYLPMTWYSIAAFLACARIGAIHSVVFAGFSSESLRDRIVDCKSKVLITSDEGRRGGKSIATKAIVDVALASPECKGIVEKVLVLQRTGGQVNMVAGRDLWWHEETEKVPGYCPCEAMNAEDPLFILYTSGSTGKPKGVVHTTGGYLLCAALTVKYVFDVHPDDNFACMADIGWITGHTYIVYGPLANGVSTTVFESTPVYPTPSRYWETVAKHKITQFYSAPTAIRLLRRLGHQHVEPHDLSTLRILGSVGEPINPEAWTWYHEHVGRKECSIVDTFWQTETGSIVITPFPGAISTKPGSATVPFFGIHPELLEPTSGKELEGETEGVLVLKKPWPSIARTIWGDHKRYLDVYMKPYPGYFYTGDGAARDADGYIWIKGRVDDVINVSGHRLSTAEIESALILHKGVAETAVIGTNDELTGQAVYAFVTMKPEFTYDAADEASLIKELVIQVRKTIGPFAAPKKVYIVSDLPKTRSGKIMRRIMRKIVAGEGDQLGDLSTVAEPGVVDVIKKKVAETN from the exons ATGTCTGACACCCCAGAAACGATCCTAGTTCATCCAGTTGGATCAAGAGTCGCCAAAGGTTCAAAGAAACCTCACGTAGGACCTGATCGTGATGCCTACCACAGCGCTCACTTGCAGACCCTCGGAGAGCACAGTGATCACTGGTGGGCCAAG ACCGCTCGAGAAACCCTCCATTGGGACCGTGATTTCCATACCGTTCGTTCAGGCGGATTCGAAGATGGCAATATCGCTTGGTTCGTAGAAGGGCAGCTGAATGCCTCGTACAACTGTGTCGATAGATGGGCATTCAAACATCCAAACAAGACTGCGATCATCTACGAGGCTGATGAGCCTAATGAGCACCAATACATCTCCTACAAGCAACTCCATATCGAAGTATGCCGAGTCGCGAACGTCTTGAAACAGTTGGGAGTGAAGAAAGGCGATACCGTATCCATCTACTTACCCATGACATGGTATTCTATCGCGGCTTTCTTGGCTTGCGCGCGAATCGGTGCTATACATTCCGTTGTATTCGCTGGGTTCTCGTCCGAATCCCTTCGAGATCGGATCGTGGATTGCAAATCCAAAGTCCTTATCACCTCTGATGAAGGTCGTCGTGGTGGAAAGTCTATCGCAACTAAAGCGATTGTTGACGTTGCGCTCGCTTCTCCGGAATGTAAAGGGATCGTAGAGAAGGTCCTCGTTCTGCAGAGGACGGGAGGACAGGTTAACATGGTCGCTGGGAGGGATCTGTGGTGGCATGAAGAGACCGAAAAGGTTCCAGGGTATTGTCCGTGCGAGGCCATGAACGCCGAGGAtccattattcattctctaT ACCTCGGGCTCGACTGGAAAACCGAAAGGTGTTGTCCATACCACTGGAGGTTACTTACTCTGCGCTGCTCTCACTGTCAAGTACGTTTTCGATGTCCATCCCGATGACAATTTTGCTTGCATGGCGGATATCGGTTGGATCACTGGGCATAC GTACATCGTCTACGGCCCTCTCGCCAATGGCGTATCCACCACAGTCTTCGAGTCTACCCCCGTCTACCCTACGCCGAGTAGATACTGGGAGACTGTAGCGAAACATAAAATTACCCAATTCTACTCTGCGCCTACCGCGATTAGGTTGTTGAGGAGATTAG GCCACCAACACGTCGAACCTCACGACCTCTCAACGCTTCGTATCCTCGGATCCGTAGGGGAACCCATCAACCCCGAAGCATGGACTTGGTACCACGAACATGTGGGAAGGAAAGAATGTTCGATCGTCGATACGTTCTG GCAAACAGAAACCGGCTCCATCGTCATCACTCCTTTCCCAGGAGCTATCTCCACCAAGCCCGGCTCAGCTACCGTCCCATTCTTCGGCATCCACCCTGAGCTTTTGGAGCCTACTTCGGGCAAAGAACTCGAAGGAGAGACGGAGGGTGTGTTGGTGTTGAAGAAACCATGGCCGTCTATTGCGAGGACGATTTGGGGAGATCATAAGAGGTACCTGGATGTTTATATGAAG CCTTACCCCGGCTACTTCTACACTGGCGACGGCGCTGCTCGCGATGCTGACGGCTACATCTGGATCAAAGGCCGAGTTGATGATGTTATCAATGTTTCTGGGCATCGTTTATCGACCGCTGAAATCGAGAGCGCGTTGATCCTTCACAAGGGTGTGGCAGAGACGGCTGTCATTGGTACGAATGACGAGTTGACTGGCCAGGCGGTTTATGCGTTTGTCACGATGAAACC GGAATTCACATACGACGCTGCAGATGAGGCTTCGTTGATCAAGGAGCTCGTTATTCAAGTTCGGAAAACGATTGGACCGTTCGCGGCGCCGAAGAAGGTTTATATTGTTAGCGATCTACCGAAGACGAGGAGCGGGAAG ATCATGCGCCGAATTATGCGTAAGATTGTTGCAGGTGAAGGAGACCAACTGGGTGATCTGTCTACGGTTGCGGAGCCGGGTGTGGTGGACGTCATTAAAAAGAAGGTTGCTGAGACCAATTAA